Proteins found in one Enterococcus sp. 9D6_DIV0238 genomic segment:
- a CDS encoding ABC transporter ATP-binding protein, producing MSEKRKVLLDVKGLKQYFNVGRPDEVRAVDDISFHIYEGETFGLVGESGSGKSTTGRSVIRLYNPTDGEIIFDGEDISKIHSKSAMQEFRREVQMIFQDPYASLNPRMKVNDIIAEGIDINHLASTPAEREEKVNELLKVVGLDPSHGTRYPHEFSGGQRQRIGIARALAVNPRFIICDEPISALDVSIQAQVVNLLQDLQKDAGLTYLFIAHDLSMVKHISDRIGVMHSGRLLEMGSSDDVYNFGVHPYTESLLSAIPLPDPDYERTRKRIVYKPQPEDNKERKLREITPEHYVYCSEDEVDVYRKKIEEKKARANLG from the coding sequence ATGAGTGAAAAAAGAAAAGTACTTTTAGATGTTAAAGGCTTGAAACAATACTTTAACGTGGGCCGTCCTGATGAAGTCAGAGCGGTTGACGATATTAGTTTTCATATCTATGAAGGCGAAACATTTGGTTTAGTTGGAGAATCCGGTAGTGGAAAATCAACGACTGGCCGTAGCGTGATTCGCTTATATAACCCAACAGATGGTGAAATCATTTTTGATGGGGAAGATATCAGTAAAATTCATTCAAAATCAGCAATGCAGGAATTCCGTCGCGAAGTTCAAATGATCTTTCAGGATCCTTATGCTTCACTGAATCCAAGAATGAAAGTCAATGACATCATTGCTGAAGGAATCGATATCAATCATTTAGCCAGTACACCTGCTGAGCGTGAAGAGAAGGTCAATGAGCTTTTAAAAGTCGTAGGACTTGATCCAAGTCACGGTACGCGTTATCCGCATGAGTTTTCAGGTGGTCAGCGTCAACGGATCGGAATTGCCCGTGCATTAGCTGTGAATCCTCGTTTCATCATTTGTGATGAGCCGATTTCGGCATTGGATGTATCGATTCAGGCACAGGTCGTTAACTTGCTGCAGGATCTGCAAAAAGATGCTGGATTGACGTATCTGTTTATCGCTCATGATCTATCAATGGTAAAACATATCAGTGATAGAATCGGTGTGATGCACAGTGGTAGATTATTGGAAATGGGCTCAAGTGATGATGTATATAATTTTGGCGTTCATCCGTATACAGAAAGTTTATTATCAGCGATCCCATTACCAGATCCAGATTATGAACGCACACGTAAACGTATCGTTTATAAACCACAGCCAGAAGACAATAAAGAACGTAAATTGAGAGAAATCACTCCTGAACATTACGTATATTGCTCGGAAGACGAAGTGGATGTCTATCGTAAAAAAATTGAAGAGAAAAAAGCCAGAGCGAATCTAGGATAA
- the rpmI gene encoding 50S ribosomal protein L35 yields MPKQKTHRGSAKRFKRTGKGGLKRFRAFTSHRFHGKTKKQRRQLRKAGMVSAGDFKRIRQQLARMK; encoded by the coding sequence ATGCCAAAACAAAAAACTCACCGCGGATCAGCAAAACGTTTCAAACGTACTGGTAAAGGCGGTTTGAAGAGATTCCGTGCGTTTACAAGTCACCGTTTCCACGGTAAAACAAAGAAACAACGCCGTCAATTGCGTAAAGCAGGAATGGTATCAGCTGGCGATTTCAAACGTATTCGCCAACAATTAGCAAGAATGAAATAA
- a CDS encoding RNA-guided endonuclease TnpB family protein, producing MRVLKAYKYRLYPTSAQEEFIKKTFSCVRLVYNLLLQDRIALYKALKENPDLTVKLPTPAQYKKEHPCLKEVDSLALANAQVYLDRAFKKFHREKGVGFPKLKQKKDSVSSYTTNNQNGTIKIIDDKCIKVPKLKTPMKVKMHRPIKGKIKSATISLTPSHKYFISILCEEEVPEVEKTYSAIGITLGTSEFAVLSNGRRIDNDKYTREFEQRLAREERKLVRRKEIAKVKGIELSQQKNYQKQKLKVAKMREKLMNQRTDFLNKITTEIVRKYDVICIEDIHQTEVYRNRKLHRGISDVSWALFVSKLEYKASWYNKRLIKVSACNECSEHSENKKQSKIFLEDIDKQKGASDPETAASIHVLNKGLSY from the coding sequence ATGAGGGTTTTAAAGGCTTATAAGTATCGGCTTTATCCTACCTCCGCTCAAGAGGAGTTTATAAAAAAAACTTTTTCTTGTGTTCGTCTTGTGTATAATCTTTTGCTTCAGGATCGGATCGCTCTTTATAAAGCATTGAAAGAAAATCCCGATCTTACTGTCAAACTACCGACACCTGCTCAATATAAAAAAGAGCATCCTTGTTTAAAAGAAGTAGATAGTTTGGCCTTAGCGAATGCACAAGTTTATCTGGATCGAGCATTTAAAAAATTTCATAGAGAAAAAGGCGTGGGTTTCCCCAAGTTGAAACAAAAGAAAGATTCTGTTTCATCTTATACGACCAACAATCAAAATGGAACGATCAAAATCATCGATGATAAATGTATAAAGGTTCCTAAATTAAAAACGCCAATGAAAGTGAAAATGCATCGTCCGATAAAAGGAAAAATAAAGTCAGCAACGATTTCTTTAACACCTAGTCATAAGTATTTCATTTCGATCCTTTGTGAAGAGGAAGTTCCGGAAGTAGAGAAAACCTACTCTGCTATAGGGATCACATTAGGTACCTCTGAATTTGCGGTGCTATCAAACGGTAGACGTATCGATAATGATAAGTACACCAGAGAATTCGAGCAGCGGCTTGCACGTGAAGAAAGAAAACTAGTCAGGCGTAAAGAAATTGCTAAAGTAAAAGGTATAGAACTATCCCAGCAAAAAAACTATCAGAAACAAAAATTGAAGGTAGCTAAAATGCGGGAAAAATTAATGAATCAGCGAACAGATTTTTTAAATAAAATTACAACAGAAATCGTTCGTAAATATGATGTCATATGCATTGAAGATATTCATCAAACAGAAGTTTATAGAAATAGAAAACTTCATCGAGGAATTTCAGATGTATCTTGGGCATTGTTTGTTTCAAAATTAGAATATAAAGCTTCTTGGTATAATAAAAGATTGATCAAGGTTTCTGCTTGCAATGAATGTTCTGAACATTCAGAAAATAAAAAACAAAGTAAGATCTTTCTTGAAGATATCGACAAACAAAAAGGAGCTTCTGATCCAGAAACAGCAGCGAGTATCCATGTTTTGAACAAAGGATTAAGCTATTAA
- a CDS encoding CPBP family intramembrane glutamic endopeptidase: protein MDVMKKVFMYTKKFFIVIGLFLLSQISMTVFGIVKGFSQASGEANLSLAVSIILILLEIGNIWLLVFLAKKLGFFTIKFDFLTGKNIGIIIGGYVLARIVAIVGTLLLNAQGTNSTANDAAIQTMFTGENPLLIILLIGISAPIMEEIVFRGGIIGFWLKDYPIIGIALSSVIFGLMHGPTDLISFLIYGLIGLILSVVYYKTKRLELSIAIHFLNNILGAIMIAFGLI from the coding sequence ATGGATGTTATGAAAAAGGTTTTTATGTACACTAAAAAATTCTTTATCGTAATTGGGTTGTTTTTATTAAGTCAAATCAGTATGACTGTTTTTGGCATTGTTAAAGGGTTTTCTCAAGCTTCTGGTGAAGCAAATTTATCGTTAGCGGTATCGATCATCTTGATTTTATTGGAAATTGGAAACATTTGGCTGCTGGTATTTTTAGCAAAGAAATTAGGCTTTTTTACAATCAAGTTTGATTTTCTCACGGGAAAAAATATAGGCATCATCATTGGTGGTTATGTTTTGGCTCGAATCGTTGCTATTGTCGGTACACTATTGTTAAATGCTCAAGGAACGAATTCTACTGCCAACGATGCGGCGATCCAAACAATGTTTACGGGAGAAAATCCATTGTTGATCATCCTATTGATCGGTATCTCTGCGCCGATCATGGAAGAGATTGTTTTCAGAGGAGGGATCATTGGCTTCTGGCTGAAAGACTATCCAATTATTGGGATTGCGCTAAGCTCAGTTATTTTCGGGTTGATGCATGGTCCAACAGATTTGATAAGTTTCTTGATCTATGGATTGATCGGGTTGATTTTATCAGTTGTTTATTATAAGACAAAACGCTTGGAACTTAGTATAGCGATACACTTTTTAAATAATATTTTAGGCGCTATAATGATTGCATTTGGTTTGATTTGA
- the opp1B gene encoding oligopeptide ABC transporter permease Opp1B has protein sequence MNSFGKYFLKRVFFMIITLWLIATITFFLMQLLPGTPYTNQEKLSPETIAMLNKQSGLDKPVIVQYGIYLKNLLVGDFGISFQFKNQPVAKLLAGRIGPSVQLGGQAIIFGTLVGILLGIIAAMRQNTWVDTLATLMAILGRSIPNFVFAVLLQYVFAMKLKVLPIAMWNGFAYTILPTIALAMSPMADSARFIRTEMVEVLHSDYVELARAKGLSRWQVAVRHGLRNSLIPLITLLGPLAVGLMTGSLVVENIFAIPGIGEQFVKSIMTNDYPTIMAVTILYSALLVFVILVVDLLYGLIDPRIRVSGGDRG, from the coding sequence TTGAACAGTTTTGGAAAATATTTTCTTAAACGGGTCTTTTTTATGATCATCACATTGTGGTTGATCGCGACTATTACATTTTTCTTGATGCAATTATTACCAGGTACTCCTTATACCAACCAAGAAAAACTTAGTCCAGAAACAATTGCTATGTTGAATAAACAATCTGGCTTAGATAAACCAGTCATCGTTCAATATGGAATTTATTTAAAAAATCTGCTAGTCGGTGATTTTGGGATCTCATTCCAATTCAAAAACCAACCAGTAGCAAAACTTTTAGCAGGCCGTATCGGACCATCCGTCCAATTAGGTGGACAAGCGATTATTTTCGGTACATTAGTAGGGATTCTTTTAGGGATCATTGCTGCGATGCGCCAAAATACTTGGGTGGATACACTGGCAACGTTAATGGCTATTTTAGGACGTTCGATTCCTAACTTCGTCTTTGCCGTATTGTTACAGTATGTATTTGCAATGAAATTAAAAGTGTTGCCAATTGCAATGTGGAATGGTTTTGCTTACACGATTCTTCCAACTATTGCACTAGCTATGAGTCCAATGGCAGATTCCGCCAGGTTTATTCGAACGGAAATGGTCGAGGTATTACATAGTGATTATGTAGAATTAGCACGTGCTAAAGGCTTGAGCCGTTGGCAAGTTGCTGTTAGACATGGACTTAGAAATAGTTTGATTCCATTGATCACATTATTAGGACCTTTAGCTGTCGGTTTGATGACAGGGTCTCTAGTTGTTGAAAATATCTTCGCGATCCCTGGTATCGGGGAACAGTTTGTAAAATCGATCATGACCAATGATTATCCAACGATCATGGCTGTAACGATTTTATATTCTGCTTTACTAGTATTTGTTATTTTAGTCGTAGACTTACTTTATGGATTGATCGATCCAAGAATTCGTGTTTCAGGAGGTGACCGTGGCTAA
- the infC gene encoding translation initiation factor IF-3, producing the protein MTIAKDMMVNDGIRARELRLIGQDGEQLGVKTKVEALKIAETANLDLVLVAPTAKPPVARIMDYGKFRFETQKKEREARKKQKVINVKEVRLSPTIDVNDFNTKLRNARKFLEKGDKVKASIRFKGRAITHKEIGQKVLDRLAEETADIATVEQKAKMDGRSMFLTLAPKNDK; encoded by the coding sequence ATGACCATAGCAAAGGATATGATGGTGAACGACGGCATTCGTGCACGCGAGTTACGTTTGATCGGACAAGACGGTGAACAATTAGGTGTTAAAACAAAAGTGGAAGCATTAAAAATCGCTGAAACAGCCAATTTGGATTTAGTTCTAGTAGCACCTACTGCGAAACCTCCTGTTGCGCGAATTATGGATTATGGAAAATTCCGTTTCGAAACGCAAAAGAAAGAGCGTGAAGCTCGTAAGAAACAAAAAGTGATCAACGTAAAAGAAGTTCGTTTAAGTCCGACAATCGATGTCAATGACTTTAATACAAAACTTCGTAATGCACGCAAGTTCTTGGAAAAAGGAGACAAAGTGAAAGCTTCGATCCGTTTCAAAGGCCGTGCCATTACCCATAAAGAGATTGGTCAGAAAGTTCTTGATCGCTTAGCGGAAGAAACTGCAGATATCGCTACAGTTGAACAAAAAGCGAAAATGGACGGACGCAGCATGTTCTTAACGCTGGCACCGAAAAACGACAAGTAA
- the opp1D gene encoding oligopeptide ABC transporter ATP-binding protein Opp1D, producing the protein MTMEKVLEVKDLQISFDTFAGKVNAIRGVSFELFKGETLAIVGESGSGKSVTTRSIMRLLSSNANIDNGEILFKGEDIVKKTEKQMQTIRGKEIAMIFQDPMTSLDPTMPIGKQVAESLIKHNKVSKKEGLEQALELLKLVGIPNAEKRLKNYPHQFSGGQRQRIVIAIALICYPEVLIADEPTTALDVTIQAQILELLKDLQQKISTSIIFITHDLGVVANVADRVAVMYGGRLVEVGTSEEIFYNPQHPYTWGLLGSMPTMEGTEDKLYAIPGSPPDLLDPPKGDAFYPRNEFAMKIDAEEAPPYFEVSPTHKAATWLLAPQAPKITPPAEIVRRWAIYAERHKTATGGVK; encoded by the coding sequence ATGACTATGGAAAAAGTATTAGAAGTAAAAGACCTACAGATTTCTTTTGATACGTTTGCTGGAAAAGTAAATGCTATTCGCGGTGTCAGCTTTGAATTGTTCAAAGGTGAAACACTTGCGATCGTAGGAGAATCTGGTAGTGGTAAATCAGTAACGACTAGAAGTATCATGCGTTTGTTGAGTAGTAATGCAAACATTGATAATGGAGAAATCCTGTTCAAAGGCGAAGATATCGTTAAGAAAACAGAAAAACAAATGCAAACGATTCGCGGGAAAGAAATCGCAATGATTTTCCAAGATCCGATGACGTCATTGGATCCGACGATGCCGATTGGCAAACAAGTAGCTGAATCGTTGATCAAGCATAATAAAGTATCGAAAAAAGAAGGATTAGAGCAAGCACTGGAACTATTGAAATTAGTAGGGATTCCAAATGCCGAAAAACGTTTGAAAAACTATCCTCACCAATTTTCAGGCGGACAACGTCAACGGATCGTTATTGCGATCGCTTTGATTTGTTACCCAGAAGTTCTGATTGCCGATGAACCAACAACTGCATTGGATGTAACGATCCAAGCACAAATTTTAGAATTATTAAAAGACTTACAACAAAAAATCAGCACATCGATCATTTTTATCACCCATGATCTAGGGGTCGTTGCCAATGTTGCTGATCGTGTAGCCGTAATGTATGGCGGACGTTTAGTAGAAGTTGGGACATCAGAAGAAATTTTCTATAATCCTCAACATCCTTATACGTGGGGCTTACTTGGCTCAATGCCGACGATGGAAGGAACAGAAGATAAGCTATATGCGATTCCAGGTTCACCTCCTGACTTATTGGATCCGCCAAAAGGAGATGCTTTTTATCCGCGTAATGAGTTCGCAATGAAAATCGATGCAGAAGAAGCGCCGCCTTATTTTGAAGTTTCACCAACTCATAAAGCTGCGACATGGTTATTGGCGCCACAAGCACCAAAAATCACACCTCCAGCAGAAATCGTTAGACGTTGGGCAATTTATGCTGAACGTCATAAGACAGCAACAGGAGGCGTTAAGTAA
- a CDS encoding Cof-type HAD-IIB family hydrolase, with protein MTIKMIAVDMDGTFLNSKKEYDREKFDYLYQKMKQQNVRFVVASGNQYYQLKSFFPTIADELSFVSENGAYVISEGNEIFCGELQPDSVKDVLTILSEVEGAHTILCGKNSAYVSEQEPDEFVAYGSKYYHRLKRVPNLFDIKEDRLFKFALSFPSEKVKGVLKQLNEVLGDKVTPVSSGHEDVDLIIPGIHKAHGLMQLQQLWDIKNHEIAAFGDSGNDLEMLKHVGHGFAMSNAQPEIKVAANEIILSNDESGVLVKIEELLSK; from the coding sequence ATGACAATTAAAATGATTGCAGTAGATATGGATGGGACATTTTTGAACAGCAAGAAAGAATATGATAGAGAAAAATTTGATTATCTCTATCAAAAAATGAAACAGCAGAATGTCCGTTTTGTAGTCGCAAGTGGAAATCAATATTATCAGCTAAAATCTTTTTTTCCAACGATAGCAGATGAGTTATCCTTTGTTTCAGAAAATGGTGCTTATGTCATTAGCGAAGGAAACGAAATTTTCTGCGGAGAGCTTCAACCGGATAGTGTAAAAGATGTTCTTACTATTTTATCTGAGGTAGAGGGCGCACATACGATTCTTTGTGGGAAAAATAGTGCATATGTCAGTGAGCAGGAGCCGGATGAATTTGTCGCATATGGCAGTAAATATTATCATCGCTTAAAAAGGGTACCGAATTTATTCGATATAAAAGAGGATAGGCTGTTTAAATTTGCCTTGAGTTTCCCATCTGAGAAAGTTAAGGGAGTGTTAAAACAGCTGAATGAAGTATTAGGAGACAAAGTAACGCCTGTTTCCAGTGGGCATGAGGATGTTGATTTGATTATTCCAGGAATCCATAAGGCGCATGGCTTGATGCAGCTGCAGCAATTATGGGATATCAAAAATCATGAAATTGCCGCTTTCGGTGATAGTGGAAATGATTTGGAAATGCTAAAACATGTAGGACACGGTTTTGCAATGAGTAATGCTCAGCCTGAAATCAAGGTTGCAGCCAATGAAATTATTCTATCGAATGATGAAAGTGGTGTTTTAGTTAAGATTGAAGAACTATTAAGTAAGTAG
- a CDS encoding peptide ABC transporter substrate-binding protein, whose product MKLKKSFAFGFITLFSLSLAACGNGGKTDDSGSAASTGGKPSGEQVFRVNVLQEMPSADLSLATDTISFTALNNVYEGIYRLDLDNNPQPAGAAEKAEVSEDGVTYKIKLNEDAKWSDGQPVKAEDYVYGWQRTVDPATASEYAYLFESVKNGADIAAGKKDKGELGIKAVGDYELEVTLEKATPYFDYLLAFPSFFPQRKDIVEKYGKEYAANSDNAVYNGPFVLADFDGPGTDTEWSYKKNKDYWDADTVKLDEVKTNVVKEAPTSYNLFQDGQADDVILTGELAQQAANDPALVIQKEASTQYMELNQIDENSPYRNENLRKAISYSIDRKSLVENILGDGSVEPKGLVPADMSKDPDGKEDFTAAAGDKIEYDKAKAKEYWEKAKKELKIDSLEMDILSSDADSSKKTVEYVQGAIEEALDGVKVTVSPVPFSVRLDRSNKGDFKAVIGGWGADYVDPSSFLDLFQTGVPYNRGRYSNPEYDKLVKSAATTNANDPEKRWDDMVNAEKTIMGDMGVIPLYQKAEAHLRAEKVKDVGFHPAGAQYDFKWTYISE is encoded by the coding sequence ATGAAGTTAAAGAAGTCATTTGCTTTTGGATTCATCACTTTATTTAGTTTATCACTTGCTGCGTGCGGCAATGGTGGAAAAACAGACGACTCAGGCAGTGCTGCATCAACTGGTGGAAAACCAAGTGGAGAGCAAGTATTCCGAGTGAACGTTTTACAAGAAATGCCAAGTGCTGACTTATCACTAGCAACAGATACGATCAGTTTTACAGCATTAAATAATGTGTATGAAGGAATTTATCGTTTGGATTTAGATAATAATCCACAACCAGCTGGTGCGGCTGAAAAAGCTGAAGTCAGTGAAGATGGGGTTACTTACAAAATCAAGTTGAACGAAGATGCGAAATGGTCTGACGGTCAACCTGTAAAAGCAGAAGACTATGTTTATGGATGGCAACGTACAGTTGATCCAGCAACGGCTTCAGAATATGCTTACTTGTTCGAGTCTGTTAAAAACGGAGCAGATATCGCAGCAGGTAAAAAAGACAAAGGTGAGCTAGGAATCAAAGCAGTAGGTGACTACGAATTAGAAGTTACTTTAGAAAAAGCAACACCATACTTTGATTATCTATTAGCATTCCCTTCATTCTTCCCGCAAAGAAAAGATATTGTGGAAAAATATGGTAAAGAATACGCTGCAAATAGCGACAATGCTGTTTATAACGGACCATTTGTTTTAGCTGACTTTGACGGACCAGGTACTGATACTGAATGGTCTTACAAGAAAAACAAAGATTACTGGGATGCTGACACTGTGAAGCTAGACGAAGTGAAAACAAATGTTGTAAAAGAAGCACCAACTTCTTATAACTTATTCCAAGACGGTCAAGCAGACGATGTTATCTTGACTGGTGAGCTTGCACAACAAGCAGCTAACGATCCAGCATTAGTTATTCAAAAAGAAGCATCAACACAATATATGGAATTGAATCAAATCGATGAAAATTCACCATATAGAAACGAAAACTTAAGAAAAGCAATTTCTTATTCAATCGACCGTAAATCATTAGTAGAAAATATCTTAGGTGATGGCTCAGTTGAACCTAAAGGACTTGTTCCAGCAGATATGTCTAAAGATCCTGATGGAAAAGAAGACTTTACAGCGGCTGCAGGCGATAAGATCGAATACGATAAAGCAAAAGCAAAAGAATATTGGGAAAAAGCGAAGAAAGAATTGAAGATCGATTCATTGGAAATGGACATCTTATCTTCTGATGCTGACTCATCTAAGAAAACAGTTGAATATGTACAAGGTGCGATCGAAGAAGCACTTGATGGCGTGAAAGTCACTGTTAGTCCGGTGCCATTCTCTGTACGTTTGGATCGTTCAAACAAAGGAGACTTTAAAGCTGTTATCGGTGGATGGGGAGCTGACTATGTAGATCCAAGTAGTTTCTTAGATCTATTCCAAACAGGCGTACCATATAACCGTGGACGTTATAGCAACCCTGAATATGATAAATTAGTGAAATCTGCTGCAACAACCAATGCAAATGATCCTGAAAAACGTTGGGATGACATGGTCAACGCAGAGAAAACAATCATGGGCGACATGGGTGTCATTCCGCTTTACCAAAAAGCAGAAGCACATCTACGTGCTGAAAAAGTCAAAGATGTTGGCTTCCACCCAGCTGGTGCGCAATATGATTTCAAATGGACATACATTTCAGAATAA
- the opp3C gene encoding oligopeptide ABC transporter permease: MQTVDLNNVPDKIKNIPAGEFQPLDTSTTKERERIATPSLSFLQDSWRRLKKNKAAVVSLIFLGIIIFISIITIWVSPHDPTQQNVAYINLPPRIPFLDSINGFNGTATVAGQVVDKYAQANVPDNVNFYLGTDGLGRDVLSRLFMGTRISLLIAFIAALLDITIGVTYGLISGLLGGRVDTVMQRILEVLSGIPNLVVMILMLTVFDPGILSIVLAMVITNWISMARIVRAQTLKLKDQEFVLAAQTLGESRLKIAVKHILPNISSVIIVQMMFSIPSAIFFEAFLSFIGLGLRPPTASLGTLLNEGYKTFRFLPYLMWIPAVTLSIVMICFNLLADGLRDAFDPKMKE, encoded by the coding sequence ATGCAAACAGTTGATTTAAACAATGTACCAGATAAAATCAAAAATATTCCTGCTGGTGAATTCCAGCCTTTAGATACTTCAACAACAAAAGAGCGGGAACGAATCGCAACACCGTCACTAAGCTTTTTGCAAGATTCTTGGCGTCGTTTGAAAAAGAATAAAGCTGCTGTTGTTTCCTTGATCTTTTTAGGGATCATTATCTTTATCTCAATTATTACGATTTGGGTTTCACCACATGATCCAACTCAACAAAACGTTGCATATATCAATTTACCGCCACGCATTCCATTTTTAGATAGCATCAACGGCTTCAATGGGACAGCTACAGTAGCTGGACAAGTGGTTGATAAGTATGCACAAGCTAATGTTCCAGATAATGTGAACTTCTATTTAGGAACAGATGGATTAGGACGTGATGTGTTAAGCCGTTTGTTCATGGGAACACGTATCTCGTTATTGATCGCTTTTATTGCTGCTTTACTTGATATCACGATCGGTGTTACGTATGGTTTGATTTCAGGATTATTAGGCGGACGTGTCGATACAGTGATGCAGCGTATTCTTGAAGTTCTTTCAGGAATCCCTAACTTAGTTGTAATGATCTTGATGCTGACAGTGTTTGATCCAGGTATCTTATCGATCGTTTTGGCGATGGTTATCACTAACTGGATTTCAATGGCCAGAATCGTTCGGGCACAGACCTTGAAGCTGAAAGACCAAGAATTTGTACTAGCCGCTCAAACATTAGGTGAATCTCGTTTGAAGATTGCCGTAAAACATATTTTGCCGAATATTTCTAGCGTGATCATCGTCCAAATGATGTTCAGTATCCCGTCGGCAATTTTCTTCGAAGCGTTTCTAAGTTTCATCGGTTTAGGATTAAGACCGCCGACCGCTTCTCTTGGAACCTTGTTGAATGAAGGATATAAAACGTTCCGTTTCCTTCCATATTTAATGTGGATTCCTGCCGTAACACTATCGATAGTAATGATTTGTTTCAACTTACTAGCTGATGGTCTACGTGATGCCTTCGATCCTAAGATGAAAGAGTAG
- the rplT gene encoding 50S ribosomal protein L20: MARVKGGVVSRKRRKKILKLAKGYYGSKHTLFRTAKEQVMKSYSYAYRDRRQKKRDFRKLWIARINAAARMNGLSYSKLMHGLKLAEIDINRKMLADLAVNDASAFTALADQAKDALAK, translated from the coding sequence ATGGCACGTGTTAAAGGTGGCGTAGTAAGCCGTAAACGTCGTAAAAAGATCCTTAAGTTAGCGAAAGGCTATTACGGATCAAAACATACTTTATTTAGAACAGCAAAAGAACAAGTGATGAAATCTTATAGTTATGCATACAGAGATCGTCGTCAGAAAAAACGTGATTTCCGTAAATTATGGATTGCGCGTATCAACGCAGCAGCTCGTATGAATGGCTTGAGCTATTCTAAATTAATGCACGGTTTGAAATTGGCAGAGATTGATATCAACCGCAAAATGTTAGCTGACTTGGCTGTTAACGATGCATCAGCATTTACAGCATTAGCTGACCAAGCAAAAGACGCTTTAGCTAAATAA
- a CDS encoding DUF3899 domain-containing protein, whose amino-acid sequence MNKLKWPLITSAVSSIGIFTYLLIKQSLTIRSISDTFFIVSLFFLIIGLALWVMSSEFFDNFQRFMKMHFRFKKKNEPKEFIPLSEIGKAHQLYWLETGGILLIVSIVSLLFYFL is encoded by the coding sequence ATGAATAAACTAAAATGGCCTCTCATAACTTCAGCGGTCTCAAGCATCGGTATTTTTACTTACCTATTAATAAAACAGTCATTGACTATCCGTTCCATATCAGATACCTTTTTCATCGTTTCTTTATTCTTTTTAATTATCGGATTGGCCCTTTGGGTCATGTCCTCAGAATTTTTTGATAATTTCCAACGTTTTATGAAAATGCATTTTCGTTTTAAAAAGAAAAATGAACCGAAAGAATTTATCCCACTTTCAGAAATCGGTAAAGCACATCAGCTTTACTGGCTTGAAACAGGCGGTATCTTACTGATCGTCTCTATTGTTTCTTTATTATTTTACTTTTTATAG